One region of Drosophila subobscura isolate 14011-0131.10 chromosome J, UCBerk_Dsub_1.0, whole genome shotgun sequence genomic DNA includes:
- the LOC117892904 gene encoding SEC14-like protein 2, whose translation MCIGVLLCICVKSKQNWQRFNVAQSINPHKKIRNKISCRNNNNTKIMSGPLPEITAEQRATLEQFRKQMDDALVDSHDDYFLLRWLRARKWNLEAAEKMLRASLKTRAMWNVDNIDKWDPPKALKEYLPYGLIGYDNEGSPVLVCPFYNFDIWGMMHCVTRFEFQKYLVLLIERFMKTAYEQSLDHGWKARQLVVFFDMQDVNLKQYAWRPAAECIISSVKQYEANFPELLKMCYIINAPKLFSVAFNIVKKFLDENTTSKIVIYKSGVDKWQQQLFSHVNPKVFPKAWGGELVDKLGDPQCKSMMTWGGKLPEDLFIDQNSQQSDKDFKETQVPKGDKLKLHFKVNLEEQKVLSWEFRTIDYDIKFGIYSVDEKSGEKRSEVPLGTVYSNEMDEIGYISTRPNTTYTVVFDNSASYLRGKKLRYWVDLVSDEEEGITELTNQMDNTQLAAQQ comes from the exons atgtgtattgGTGTGCTGCTCTGCATCTGTgtgaagagcaaacaaaattggCAGCGCTTTAACGTCGCTCAGTCGATAAACCCCCATAAAAAGATACGCAATAAAATTAGTTGTAGGAATaacaataatacaaaaatcatGTCCGGCCCATTGCCCGAAATCACTGCGGAACAGCGCGCCACACTGGAGCAG TTCCGCAAGCAGATGGACGATGCGCTCGTCGACAGTCATGATGATTACTTCCTACTGCGCTGGCTAAGAG CCCGCAAATGGAACTTGGAGGCAGCAGAGAAAATGCTAAGAGCT AGCCTGAAGACACGAGCCATGTGGAATGTGGACAACATCGATAAGTGGGATCCTCCAAAGGCTCTGAAGGAGTATTTGCCGTATGGCCTGATAGGCTACGACAACGAAGGATCGCCAG TGCTGGTTTGTCCCTTCTACAACTTTGACATCTGGGGCATGATGCACTGCGTCACACGCTTCGAGTTCCAAAAGTATCTGGTTCTGCTCATCGAACGATTCATGAAGACTGCCTACGAGCAGAGCCTGGATCATGGCTGGAAGGCCCGCCAGCTGGTGGTATTCTTCGACATGCAGGACGTGAATCTGAAGCAATACGCCTGGCGTCCAGCTGCGGAGTGTATCATCTCCTCGGTGAAGCAGTACGAGGCCAACTTCCCAGAGCTGCTCAAGATGTGTTACATCATCAATGCGCCGAAGCTGTTTTCCGTTGCCTTCAACATAGTGAAAAAGTTCCTGGACGAGAACACCACCAGCAAGATCGTAATCTACAAGTCGGGCGTGgacaagtggcagcagcagctcttctCGCACGTGAATCCGAAGGTGTTCCCCAAGGCCTGGGGTGGCGAACTGGTGGACAAACTGGGAGATCCACAGTGCAAGTCGATGATGACTTGGGGTGGCAAGCTGCCCGAGGATCTCTTCATTGACCAGAATAGCCAGCAGAGCGACAAGGACTTCAAAGAAACGCAGGTGCCTAAGGGGGATAAACTGAAGCTGCACTTTAAAGTCAATCTAGAAGAGCAGAAGGTACTTTCCTGGGAGTTCCGGACCATCGACTACGACATCAAGTTCGGCATCTACAGTGTGGACGAGAAGTCGGGCGAGAAGCGAAGCGAGGTGCCGTTGGGCACAGTCTACTCCAACGAAATGGATGAGATTGGCTACATCTCCACGCGGCCCAACACCACAT ACACTGTTGTCTTTGACAACTCTGCCAGCTATCTGCGCGGCAAGAAGCTACGCTACTGGGTTGATCTGGTCTCCGACGAGGAAGAGGGCATCACGGAGCTGACCAACCAAATGGACAACACACAGCTTGCGgcacagcagtag